In a single window of the Motilibacter aurantiacus genome:
- a CDS encoding M14 family zinc carboxypeptidase, with product MRRRITVPLTLTLAAGVLTPVGATAEEPLPTPESVIGWAPCADYRITTYERTMEYFRALDAASDRVQLVDVGTTTEGRRQQMAIISSEENLANIDEHKATAERLARAEDVDEAEARTLSSDGKAVAWVDFGIHTTEIAPHQLAPRFAYNLANSEAADVRRIRDNVITIVVPSINPDGQTYLADWYAANRGRAWEMRLPELYQHYAGHDNNRDWYMFNLDETRNIGNQLFNEWYPQVMHNAHQTAPNPARIFIPPFEDPVNPNIDPRVTRGVNLIGSAMSRRLDDEGKAGAVSNVQFDMWWNGGLRSTPYYHNMIGILTETAHANPNPVVNNPANFPATFANGESTRIPSIFYPSPYLGGEWHLADSCAYIESATLGMLDVVGEKPDEFLYNIWAMGSKAIADGSDELYVIPADQADTGTAARLVNVLRHGGIEVEAATRAFTLNNTTYPRGSWIVRGAQAFRAHLTDMLNPQEYPLRRTGPGGPIDAPYDITGYTLSFQMGVDVDKIEGDISGVRIRTEPVDVAVPPPGTVDANPGFAWALDPRDNATFTVVNRMLEAGETVRRVPTPISTSLGSWPAGAFLVEEDRGTRGRLRAAVRELGVTTANVATDPGGTTVVEKPRVGLYHAWGGNMDEGWTRYLLEDFELDYTRLHDAAVRAGNLRASYDVIVLPDATLSSMQNGLAANAMPAQYTGGMTAAGVQNLRTFVEQGGTLLTFDTASQLPIRAFGLPVTDVTTGVDDEELNIPGSVLGIDVDNTHPVAYGMPADASAFYDASHAFTSTDPSVRTVATYAPADELLRSGFAIGGELVAGKAAVVEASLGEGQVVMLGFRAQHRAQAHGTFKLIFNSLYR from the coding sequence GTGCGACGAAGGATCACCGTTCCCCTGACGCTCACGCTGGCCGCGGGCGTCCTCACCCCGGTCGGCGCGACCGCTGAGGAGCCCCTACCGACACCGGAGTCGGTCATCGGCTGGGCTCCCTGCGCCGACTACCGGATCACGACGTACGAGCGGACGATGGAGTACTTCCGCGCCCTCGACGCCGCGAGCGACCGCGTCCAGCTCGTCGACGTGGGGACCACCACCGAGGGCCGCCGTCAGCAGATGGCGATCATCTCCTCGGAGGAGAACCTCGCGAACATCGACGAGCACAAGGCGACCGCGGAGCGGCTCGCCCGGGCCGAGGACGTCGACGAGGCCGAGGCCAGGACGCTCTCCTCCGACGGCAAGGCCGTCGCCTGGGTCGACTTCGGCATCCACACGACCGAGATCGCCCCGCACCAGCTGGCGCCGCGGTTCGCGTACAACCTGGCCAACTCCGAGGCTGCCGACGTCCGCCGCATCCGCGACAACGTGATCACGATCGTCGTGCCGAGCATCAACCCGGACGGCCAGACCTACCTCGCCGACTGGTACGCCGCGAACCGCGGCCGGGCGTGGGAGATGCGGCTGCCCGAGCTGTACCAGCACTACGCCGGGCACGACAACAACCGCGACTGGTACATGTTCAACCTGGACGAGACGCGCAACATCGGCAACCAGCTCTTCAACGAGTGGTACCCGCAGGTCATGCACAACGCCCACCAGACGGCCCCGAACCCCGCGCGCATCTTCATCCCGCCGTTCGAGGACCCGGTCAACCCGAACATCGACCCGCGCGTGACGCGCGGCGTCAACCTCATCGGCAGCGCGATGTCGCGCCGGCTCGACGACGAGGGCAAGGCCGGCGCGGTGTCCAACGTGCAGTTCGACATGTGGTGGAACGGCGGGCTGCGCTCGACGCCGTACTACCACAACATGATCGGCATCCTCACCGAGACCGCGCACGCCAACCCGAACCCGGTGGTGAACAACCCGGCCAACTTCCCGGCGACGTTCGCCAACGGGGAGTCGACGCGGATCCCGTCGATCTTCTACCCGAGCCCCTACCTGGGCGGCGAGTGGCACCTGGCCGACAGCTGCGCGTACATCGAGTCCGCGACGCTCGGGATGCTCGACGTCGTGGGCGAGAAGCCCGACGAGTTCCTCTACAACATCTGGGCCATGGGGTCGAAGGCCATCGCCGACGGCTCCGACGAGCTCTACGTCATCCCGGCCGACCAGGCCGACACCGGCACCGCCGCCCGACTGGTGAACGTGCTGCGCCACGGCGGCATCGAGGTCGAGGCCGCCACCCGGGCCTTCACGCTGAACAACACGACCTATCCGCGGGGCAGCTGGATCGTCCGCGGCGCGCAGGCCTTCCGCGCGCACCTGACCGACATGCTCAACCCCCAGGAGTACCCGCTGCGGCGGACCGGCCCGGGCGGGCCGATCGACGCGCCGTACGACATCACCGGCTACACGCTGTCGTTCCAGATGGGCGTCGACGTCGACAAGATCGAGGGCGACATCAGCGGCGTGCGGATCCGCACCGAGCCGGTCGACGTGGCCGTCCCGCCCCCGGGCACCGTCGACGCCAACCCGGGCTTCGCCTGGGCGCTCGACCCGCGCGACAACGCGACCTTCACGGTGGTCAACCGGATGCTCGAGGCCGGCGAGACCGTACGCCGCGTCCCGACGCCGATCTCCACCTCGCTCGGCAGCTGGCCGGCCGGGGCCTTCCTCGTCGAGGAGGACCGCGGCACCCGCGGCCGGCTGCGCGCGGCGGTGCGCGAGCTCGGCGTGACCACGGCGAACGTCGCCACGGACCCCGGTGGCACCACCGTCGTCGAGAAGCCGCGCGTCGGGCTGTACCACGCGTGGGGCGGCAACATGGACGAGGGCTGGACGCGCTACCTGCTCGAGGACTTCGAGCTGGACTACACCCGGCTGCACGACGCCGCCGTCCGCGCCGGCAACCTGCGGGCGAGCTACGACGTCATCGTGCTGCCGGACGCGACGCTGTCGAGCATGCAGAACGGCCTCGCCGCCAACGCGATGCCGGCGCAGTACACCGGCGGCATGACGGCGGCCGGCGTGCAGAACCTGCGCACCTTCGTCGAGCAGGGCGGGACGCTGCTGACGTTCGACACGGCCTCGCAGCTGCCGATCCGGGCCTTCGGGCTCCCGGTCACCGACGTGACGACCGGCGTGGACGACGAGGAGCTCAACATCCCCGGCTCCGTCCTCGGGATCGACGTCGACAACACGCACCCGGTCGCGTACGGGATGCCGGCCGACGCGTCGGCCTTCTACGACGCGAGCCACGCGTTCACCTCGACCGACCCCTCGGTCCGCACGGTCGCGACGTACGCCCCGGCCGACGAGCTGCTGAGGAGCGGCTTCGCCATCGGCGGCGAGCTCGTCGCGGGCAAGGCCGCGGTCGTCGAGGCCTCGCTCGGCGAGGGCCAGGTCGTGATGCTCGGCTTCCGCGCCCAGCACCGCGCCCAGGCCCACGGCACGTTCAAGCTCATCTTCAACTCGCTCTACCGCTGA
- a CDS encoding recombinase family protein yields the protein MRKRSERVLGYLRVSTEEQAASGLGLADQRAVIETEAQRRGWHDLHLLMDDGYSAKNLQRPAIGEALAALASGDAGILVVSKLDRLSRSLLDFATLMDRARREGWQLVVLDLALDTTTPSGQLMANVMACFAQYERQLIGHRTSAALQQKKAQGARLGRPRSLPASVVRRIVEERAGGATLTAIAAGLDADHVPTAQGGVRWYPATVAAVLRSHSLDVYTAAAAPVGDGQVDQTTARL from the coding sequence ATGCGTAAGCGGTCCGAGAGAGTCCTTGGTTACCTGCGAGTCTCCACTGAGGAACAGGCTGCTTCGGGCCTTGGTCTAGCTGACCAGCGCGCGGTCATCGAGACAGAGGCTCAGCGACGCGGTTGGCACGACCTTCATCTCCTCATGGACGACGGCTACAGCGCGAAGAACCTGCAACGTCCCGCCATCGGAGAGGCACTGGCAGCCCTTGCCAGCGGTGACGCCGGAATCTTGGTGGTCAGCAAGCTGGACCGTCTCTCCCGCTCTCTCCTGGACTTCGCCACGCTGATGGACCGTGCTCGGCGTGAGGGTTGGCAACTCGTAGTCCTAGACCTGGCGCTAGACACCACGACACCCAGCGGGCAACTCATGGCCAACGTCATGGCCTGCTTTGCCCAGTACGAACGGCAGTTGATCGGGCATCGAACTAGCGCTGCCCTGCAGCAGAAGAAGGCCCAAGGGGCACGCCTGGGGCGCCCTAGGAGCCTCCCCGCTTCCGTCGTGAGAAGAATTGTGGAGGAGCGTGCCGGCGGGGCGACGCTTACCGCTATCGCCGCTGGTCTAGACGCAGACCATGTCCCCACAGCCCAGGGCGGCGTTCGCTGGTACCCGGCAACCGTAGCTGCCGTGCTGCGCTCGCACAGCCTCGACGTCTATACGGCAGCGGCAGCGCCGGTTGGGGATGGCCAGGTAGATCAGACAACGGCGAGGTTGTGA